From one Thermatribacter velox genomic stretch:
- a CDS encoding phosphatase: MHIVGDLHVHTLASGHAYSTVLENVQVAKRKGLKILGIADHGPSMPGGPDPLYFEARGHFPREVNGCKIFFGVEVDILDFEGNLDLEERVLRKVDYVIAAFHPQVFKGGNREDNTEALLRVLKNPLVNIIAHPGNPRYPLDYERIVEEAVSNDKIIEINNSSFSVSRKGSLENCRLIAVEVMKRGGTIILSSDAHFCEEVGDFSFALAMLKEIGFPEEKVVNADLGRLEAFLEKSIKARR, from the coding sequence ATGCATATTGTTGGAGACTTGCATGTTCACACCCTGGCAAGTGGACATGCTTACAGTACAGTTTTGGAGAATGTCCAAGTTGCCAAAAGGAAAGGTTTAAAAATCTTGGGAATCGCCGATCATGGTCCCAGCATGCCGGGGGGACCAGATCCCCTTTACTTTGAAGCAAGGGGGCATTTCCCGCGGGAAGTGAACGGTTGTAAAATCTTTTTTGGAGTCGAGGTGGATATTCTCGATTTTGAAGGTAATCTGGACCTTGAGGAAAGGGTTTTAAGAAAGGTCGATTATGTGATAGCGGCTTTTCATCCCCAGGTTTTTAAGGGGGGCAATCGGGAGGACAATACGGAAGCCCTCTTGAGGGTGTTGAAGAACCCTTTGGTCAACATAATAGCACATCCAGGTAACCCTCGTTATCCTTTGGATTACGAAAGGATTGTTGAGGAAGCGGTTTCCAATGATAAAATAATAGAGATTAACAACAGTTCTTTTTCGGTAAGTAGGAAAGGAAGTTTGGAAAATTGCCGGTTAATTGCTGTTGAGGTGATGAAGAGAGGAGGCACCATCATTCTTTCCAGCGATGCTCATTTTTGCGAGGAAGTTGGAGATTTTAGCTTTGCACTGGCTATGCTGAAAGAAATTGGTTTTCCGGAGGAGAAGGTCGTCAATGCTGATTTGGGAAGGCTCGAAGCTTTTCTTGAAAAGTCTATAAAAGCTAGGAGGTAA
- a CDS encoding HAD-IIA family hydrolase, with translation MDSLYKLKNFIFDLDGVLYLLDRPLTENISFVNFLKEEGYRVIFLSNNTFLTREKYAEKLQKMGVNASPKEVFSSAFVTAKYLEQNFPQSRVYIIGEEGLREEIKRCGLRVVAGNTRDRVDFVVVGMDRKFSFSKMSSALRFLTKGARLIGTNPDPTYPTDKGLLPGCGAMVAAIETCSGQEALIVGKPSPLIMDFVLSVTGFKKEETVLIGDRLDTDIVLGKRFDLFSVLVLTGVTTREDLKNAECKPDLVVENLLEFKDLLLEGGALCRGSKFMTLP, from the coding sequence ATGGATTCGCTTTATAAGTTGAAGAATTTTATCTTTGACCTTGATGGTGTTCTGTATCTTCTTGATAGACCCCTCACCGAAAACATTAGCTTTGTTAATTTTCTTAAGGAGGAAGGCTATAGGGTAATTTTTCTTTCTAACAACACCTTTTTGACCAGAGAAAAGTATGCTGAAAAACTCCAGAAAATGGGTGTCAATGCTTCCCCAAAAGAGGTTTTCAGTTCGGCTTTTGTTACCGCAAAGTATCTGGAGCAAAATTTTCCTCAGAGCAGAGTTTATATAATAGGAGAAGAAGGCCTTCGTGAAGAAATAAAACGCTGTGGCTTGAGAGTGGTTGCTGGTAACACCAGGGATAGGGTAGACTTTGTCGTGGTAGGAATGGACCGAAAATTCAGTTTCTCAAAGATGAGTTCTGCCCTGCGTTTTTTAACCAAAGGCGCTCGCCTGATAGGAACCAATCCCGATCCTACGTATCCTACTGATAAGGGTCTTCTTCCAGGTTGTGGTGCTATGGTTGCTGCTATTGAGACCTGCTCTGGGCAAGAAGCGTTGATAGTGGGAAAGCCCTCTCCACTTATAATGGATTTTGTGCTCAGTGTTACTGGATTCAAGAAAGAAGAAACAGTGCTTATTGGTGATCGCCTGGATACCGATATTGTTCTGGGCAAAAGGTTTGACCTTTTTTCGGTTCTGGTGTTGACAGGGGTGACCACCAGGGAGGACTTAAAAAATGCAGAATGCAAGCCTGATCTGGTGGTAGAAAATCTCCTGGAGTTCAAAGATTTACTTCTGGAAGGTGGTGCCTTGTGCAGAGGATCGAAGTTTATGACACTACCCTGA
- the cimA gene encoding citramalate synthase, which translates to MQRIEVYDTTLRDGSQGEGINFSVYDKLQIAKKLDELGIHYIEGGWPGSNPKDASFFREVKKLSFKRAKVSAFGSTRRADVKVEEDRNVRLLLEAETPAVAIFGKSWTLHVQEALKTTLEENLRMIDDTVSYLAGKGVEVLYDAEHFFDGFKDDPDYALKTLKVAWEAGARVLVLCDTNGGTLPFEVEEIIDRVWDYFNGSRDVVLGIHAHNDSGVAVANTLVAVRKGVSHVQGTINGLGERCGNANLCSVLPNLQLKMGYCPLNEEDLKKLTEVAHFVYEIANLRPNDYDPYVGRSAFAHKGGIHASAMLRNPRTYEHVPPESVGNRRKILVSEQAGRSNIVHRAKEMGIEIDPRDPRLFELVQKIKEAENYGYQYEGADASFEILLRNTLGENIDLFSLKGFRVIVEKREEGETITEATVKIDIENEVAHTVAEGDGPVHALDNALRKALKPYFPDLERIKLTDYKVRVLSEKEGTAAKIRVLIQTTDGEKEWGTVGVSTNIIEASWNALIDSIKYGLWKTINQKKH; encoded by the coding sequence GTGCAGAGGATCGAAGTTTATGACACTACCCTGAGGGATGGTTCGCAGGGTGAGGGAATTAACTTTTCGGTTTACGATAAGCTTCAAATAGCGAAAAAGCTTGATGAACTTGGCATTCATTATATCGAGGGTGGATGGCCTGGTTCTAACCCTAAAGATGCTTCTTTTTTTAGGGAAGTCAAAAAGCTTTCTTTCAAGAGGGCAAAAGTAAGTGCTTTTGGAAGCACTCGGCGGGCCGATGTGAAAGTTGAAGAAGATAGAAATGTGAGATTGCTTCTTGAAGCTGAGACGCCAGCAGTTGCTATCTTTGGTAAGTCCTGGACGTTGCATGTACAGGAGGCACTGAAAACCACGCTCGAAGAAAATCTCAGGATGATAGATGATACAGTAAGCTATCTTGCAGGCAAAGGTGTTGAAGTGCTTTACGATGCTGAGCACTTTTTTGATGGATTCAAAGATGACCCGGATTATGCGCTTAAGACTTTAAAAGTAGCTTGGGAAGCTGGTGCTCGAGTATTAGTTCTTTGTGACACTAATGGGGGTACTCTTCCTTTTGAAGTGGAGGAAATTATCGATAGGGTATGGGATTACTTTAATGGTTCTCGAGATGTTGTTCTGGGAATTCATGCCCACAATGATAGTGGGGTGGCGGTTGCAAATACCTTGGTTGCAGTGAGAAAAGGGGTGTCTCATGTTCAGGGCACTATTAACGGTTTGGGAGAGCGCTGTGGCAACGCTAACCTGTGTTCAGTATTGCCTAATTTGCAGTTGAAAATGGGTTATTGCCCTCTGAATGAAGAGGACTTAAAAAAATTAACTGAGGTTGCTCACTTTGTTTATGAAATAGCGAATTTGAGACCCAATGATTACGATCCTTATGTCGGCAGGAGTGCTTTCGCCCATAAAGGTGGTATTCACGCCAGTGCAATGCTACGGAACCCGAGAACCTATGAACATGTTCCTCCGGAGAGCGTTGGCAATCGTCGCAAAATTCTGGTTTCAGAGCAGGCGGGAAGAAGCAACATAGTCCACAGAGCCAAAGAAATGGGCATCGAGATAGACCCCCGAGACCCTCGACTTTTCGAACTGGTTCAGAAAATAAAAGAAGCCGAAAATTATGGTTACCAGTACGAAGGAGCAGATGCTTCATTTGAAATCCTTTTGAGGAATACCCTTGGTGAAAACATCGACCTTTTTAGCCTGAAGGGCTTTCGAGTTATTGTGGAAAAACGCGAGGAAGGGGAAACCATTACTGAAGCTACTGTAAAGATTGATATTGAGAACGAGGTAGCTCATACTGTAGCTGAAGGAGACGGACCAGTGCATGCTCTCGATAATGCTTTAAGGAAGGCTTTGAAGCCATACTTCCCTGACCTCGAGAGAATTAAACTTACTGATTATAAAGTGCGAGTTTTGAGCGAGAAAGAGGGTACTGCTGCTAAGATACGGGTGCTTATCCAAACCACAGATGGAGAAAAGGAATGGGGTACAGTGGGTGTTTCGACCAATATTATTGAGGCAAGCTGGAATGCATTAATCGACAGCATCAAATATGGTTTATGGAAGACCATTAATCAAAAGAAGCACTGA